A stretch of Caenibius tardaugens NBRC 16725 DNA encodes these proteins:
- a CDS encoding DUF2946 family protein: protein MGTVRAFLRDHRTFAILLVALALCVKALVPQGYMVGGASKTFTVQLCLDGVTHKAVSLTIPMDSKSHDDGQSQGKDGGHCAFSSLTMGALGGADTPLLALALAFILALGFAPTTPVLRGRPHFLRPPLRGPPAAL from the coding sequence ATGGGCACTGTTCGAGCCTTCCTGCGCGATCATCGCACATTCGCCATCCTGCTGGTGGCGCTGGCGCTGTGCGTGAAGGCTTTGGTCCCGCAGGGCTATATGGTCGGCGGCGCTTCGAAGACCTTCACCGTTCAGCTCTGTCTCGACGGTGTCACCCACAAGGCTGTCTCGCTGACCATCCCCATGGATAGTAAGTCGCATGACGATGGCCAGTCCCAGGGCAAGGATGGCGGCCACTGCGCCTTCTCGTCGCTGACCATGGGCGCGCTTGGCGGCGCCGATACGCCGCTGCTGGCGCTCGCACTCGCTTTCATTCTGGCGCTCGGTTTCGCGCCCACAACGCCGGTCCTGCGGGGCCGGCCTCATTTTCTCCGTCCGCCGCTGCGCGGACCACCGGCTGCACTCTGA
- a CDS encoding GGDEF domain-containing protein → MNIEVPVEQLGDRQQRFVREGIWLGIVVACALLAAVKPALSSITAAALYIPIVCVAFWKLGEKAGWFVAFLIGLTTGLSASGPAPINLAVHVLVFALAGWVGSRVLRISTGPGNHAGHDPLTGALTREAFDDALKQAVEPTQGSRSLVLLAVVDLDDLGAINGRFGRREGDRVLMAFAQQARRSLGSTGIFGRIGGDRFGFLVAVNSHDKGERFAIGLQTALSFVLARRTNMVTCSMGALLISPQNRRSVVSLMDSVEQLVITAKRSGKNAVELEWNGLHSLRLVPRYSSVVTRGEQ, encoded by the coding sequence GTGAACATCGAGGTTCCCGTTGAACAGCTCGGCGATCGGCAGCAACGGTTCGTGCGAGAAGGCATATGGCTGGGTATTGTCGTCGCCTGCGCGCTGCTGGCGGCCGTGAAGCCGGCTCTGTCCAGTATCACCGCAGCAGCCCTCTACATCCCGATTGTCTGCGTCGCGTTTTGGAAACTCGGCGAAAAAGCTGGCTGGTTCGTGGCGTTTTTGATCGGCCTTACCACAGGCTTATCGGCATCCGGACCGGCCCCCATCAACCTGGCAGTCCATGTTCTGGTTTTTGCACTCGCCGGCTGGGTTGGTTCGAGAGTTCTACGCATCTCCACGGGCCCGGGCAATCATGCCGGGCACGATCCTTTGACCGGGGCACTTACCAGAGAGGCGTTTGACGACGCCTTGAAGCAGGCAGTTGAGCCGACGCAGGGAAGCAGAAGTCTGGTGTTGCTCGCCGTGGTCGATCTCGATGATCTCGGAGCCATCAATGGCCGCTTCGGTCGACGAGAAGGCGATCGAGTTCTGATGGCCTTCGCACAGCAGGCTCGACGGTCATTAGGAAGCACAGGCATCTTCGGAAGGATTGGAGGAGACCGGTTCGGTTTCCTCGTTGCTGTCAATTCACACGACAAGGGCGAACGCTTCGCCATTGGACTACAGACAGCCCTGTCCTTCGTTCTCGCCAGGCGCACCAATATGGTGACATGCAGCATGGGAGCCTTGCTGATTTCTCCCCAGAACCGGCGGAGCGTCGTATCGCTGATGGACAGTGTCGAGCAGCTTGTGATTACCGCAAAGCGTTCCGGGAAGAATGCAGTCGAGCTTGAGTGGAACGGGCTTCACTCCCTGCGCCTGGTTCCGCGATATTCGTCGGTTGTGACCAGGGGTGAGCAATGA
- a CDS encoding diguanylate cyclase domain-containing protein, which yields MFSAGIATIQNDPEEAMREADLSLYKAKNAGRNRTSYKEAA from the coding sequence ATGTTTTCGGCGGGAATCGCGACGATCCAGAACGATCCGGAGGAGGCCATGCGCGAAGCTGACCTGTCCCTCTACAAGGCCAAGAACGCCGGCCGCAATCGGACGAGCTACAAGGAGGCGGCGTAG
- a CDS encoding TonB-dependent receptor, whose amino-acid sequence MIKTILSSGAIALIFGAVPANAWAEESNPVADTETDGGSDAIVVFGRGEAKIGTAQAASEGSIGGSDLLVRPLLRVAELLEAVPGMVAAQHSGSGKANQYFLRGFNLDHGSDFTTYIDGVQMNFRTHGHGQGYLDLNGLIPEIVAKEDFRKGPYRADGGDFALAGAAYMTTVDAFTRPWLSVEGGSYGWRRVAAGATLRNFGPGDLTLVAQAKVYDGPWQEPEHLRHYSGFAKSRVPVGAGTLEVSLHAYRATWRPTEQIPERIIGTPLCADVFCSPDSSARGETTRILGNIAIKQPTWHANAYAQFYDWSMFSNPTYADPDGSSAQIEQFDRRWVMGLTAQKHWDIAHGLALAVGTENRYDRIGNVGVDHTADRRFLASLGHYRVEELSGALYAEATWKPAPGLRLTGGVRGDYYHYSVRARDAVAAALGEGSGSASIVSPKLSAAYAISPHFEVYANWGRGFHSNDVRGAVNSATPVPVLVRGVGKELGARLQLSGVSLTATYWWLDVDSELRFVGDSNAVEPSGASRRHGYEIVAFWRPLPWLALDANYTASHARYDNGDHIPNAFENAASASVAIVRDPWEASIRVRHLGPSPLIEDNSVRDKGSTVVNARAAWKGKRIELFGEVLNVFDSRDKDIAYFYESYIPAYDPGRPVEGRLSRVVEPRTLRLGAKFNF is encoded by the coding sequence GTGATCAAGACCATCCTTTCCAGCGGCGCGATCGCCCTGATTTTCGGGGCTGTGCCTGCAAATGCCTGGGCGGAAGAGAGCAATCCGGTTGCCGACACCGAAACCGATGGCGGAAGCGATGCAATCGTCGTTTTCGGCCGTGGTGAGGCCAAGATCGGTACAGCGCAGGCCGCCAGCGAAGGCAGTATCGGCGGAAGCGACTTGCTCGTTCGGCCACTGCTGCGCGTGGCCGAACTGCTTGAGGCGGTGCCGGGCATGGTTGCGGCCCAGCATTCGGGCAGCGGCAAGGCCAACCAGTATTTCCTGCGCGGGTTCAATCTCGATCATGGCTCGGACTTCACGACCTATATCGATGGCGTGCAGATGAACTTTCGCACGCATGGGCACGGTCAGGGCTATCTCGATCTCAACGGCCTCATCCCCGAAATCGTTGCGAAAGAGGATTTCCGAAAAGGCCCATACCGCGCCGATGGCGGTGATTTCGCGCTGGCGGGGGCTGCCTATATGACGACCGTCGATGCATTCACCCGGCCATGGCTATCGGTCGAGGGTGGCTCCTACGGTTGGCGCCGGGTTGCCGCAGGCGCGACCTTGCGCAATTTCGGACCCGGTGACCTTACGCTGGTCGCGCAGGCGAAAGTCTATGACGGCCCCTGGCAGGAGCCGGAACATTTGCGGCATTATTCCGGTTTTGCCAAATCCCGCGTGCCGGTCGGCGCGGGAACGCTGGAGGTTTCGCTTCATGCCTACCGTGCGACATGGCGCCCGACAGAACAGATCCCCGAGCGGATCATCGGGACGCCGCTGTGTGCCGACGTGTTTTGTTCGCCCGATTCATCGGCGCGGGGAGAGACGACGCGCATCCTTGGCAACATCGCTATCAAGCAGCCGACGTGGCACGCCAATGCCTATGCGCAATTTTATGATTGGAGTATGTTCTCCAATCCCACCTACGCCGATCCGGACGGCTCCAGCGCACAAATCGAGCAGTTCGACCGCCGCTGGGTCATGGGGCTCACGGCCCAGAAACACTGGGACATCGCGCATGGCCTGGCCTTGGCCGTGGGCACGGAGAACCGCTATGACCGCATTGGCAATGTCGGCGTCGATCATACGGCTGACCGGCGCTTTTTGGCCTCATTGGGACACTATCGTGTCGAAGAACTGTCGGGCGCGCTTTACGCGGAAGCGACCTGGAAGCCGGCCCCGGGTCTGCGCCTGACCGGCGGCGTTCGCGGCGACTATTACCATTATTCGGTGAGGGCCCGGGACGCGGTCGCCGCCGCGCTTGGCGAAGGGAGTGGTTCGGCCTCGATCGTTTCGCCCAAGCTATCGGCCGCTTACGCGATTTCACCCCATTTCGAGGTCTACGCCAACTGGGGCCGAGGCTTCCACTCCAACGACGTCCGGGGGGCGGTGAACTCGGCCACCCCTGTTCCTGTTCTTGTTCGCGGTGTGGGCAAGGAACTGGGCGCGCGCCTGCAACTTTCCGGCGTGTCGCTCACGGCGACATACTGGTGGCTCGACGTCGATAGCGAACTTCGCTTTGTCGGCGATTCCAATGCGGTCGAACCGTCAGGTGCCAGCCGCCGCCACGGCTATGAGATCGTGGCCTTCTGGCGGCCGCTGCCCTGGCTCGCACTCGACGCCAATTACACGGCGAGCCACGCTCGCTACGACAACGGCGATCACATCCCCAACGCATTCGAGAATGCCGCATCGGCGAGTGTGGCCATTGTCCGTGATCCCTGGGAGGCGAGCATTCGGGTGCGTCACCTGGGGCCATCGCCGCTGATCGAGGACAACAGCGTTCGCGATAAAGGCAGCACGGTGGTTAATGCCCGCGCAGCCTGGAAGGGCAAGCGGATCGAGCTGTTCGGCGAGGTTCTGAACGTGTTCGACAGCCGCGACAAGGACATCGCCTATTTCTACGAATCCTACATCCCGGCCTATGACCCCGGCCGCCCGGTGGAAGGCCGGCTCAGCCGGGTAGTCGAACCCCGAACCCTCAGATTGGGCGCGAAATTCAATTTCTGA
- a CDS encoding HoxN/HupN/NixA family nickel/cobalt transporter → MPPFAKPASLRRRIAVLFAGLIAANIAAWTWAFSLFHAQPLMLGTALLAWGLGLRHAVDADHIAAIDNVTRKLMQEGQRPIAVGFWFAIGHSAIIAVASITIALTASVLSRFGAFKEIGGVIATVVSAFFLFTIAGMNLLILRSVWSIFAHVRAGGTYVEDDLDLLVSSRGLLSRLFRPMFRLVNTSWHMAPLGFLFGLGFDTASEVAILGMSANQAANGLSIGTILVLPALFTAGMALIDTADGVVMLGAYEWAFVKPLRKLYYNITITLISAIVAILIGGIETLALIGDKLGLTGWPWGLATRLGENFNSLGFAIIGLFALCWLASFAIYRWKRFDEIEVPVAG, encoded by the coding sequence ATGCCACCATTCGCCAAACCTGCTTCCCTGCGCCGGCGGATCGCCGTTCTCTTCGCCGGGCTGATCGCCGCCAATATCGCTGCCTGGACCTGGGCGTTTAGCCTCTTTCACGCACAACCCCTGATGCTGGGCACGGCCTTGCTCGCTTGGGGGCTGGGCCTGCGCCACGCGGTCGATGCCGATCATATCGCGGCCATCGACAACGTGACCCGCAAGCTGATGCAGGAGGGGCAGCGACCGATTGCGGTCGGTTTCTGGTTTGCGATCGGGCATTCGGCGATTATCGCCGTGGCCTCTATCACCATCGCCCTCACTGCCAGCGTTCTCTCCCGGTTCGGCGCATTCAAGGAAATCGGCGGGGTGATCGCCACCGTGGTTTCTGCCTTCTTCCTGTTCACCATCGCCGGCATGAACCTACTCATTCTGCGTTCCGTGTGGAGCATTTTTGCTCATGTCCGCGCGGGTGGAACCTATGTCGAGGACGACCTCGATCTGCTGGTGAGCTCGCGCGGTCTGCTCTCGCGGCTGTTTCGGCCAATGTTCCGCCTGGTGAATACGAGCTGGCACATGGCCCCGCTCGGCTTCCTGTTCGGTCTCGGCTTCGATACGGCCAGCGAAGTCGCCATTCTGGGCATGTCCGCCAACCAGGCCGCCAACGGGCTTTCGATCGGCACGATCCTGGTCCTGCCCGCGCTGTTCACTGCCGGCATGGCGCTGATCGATACGGCGGACGGGGTAGTGATGTTGGGTGCCTACGAGTGGGCTTTCGTCAAGCCGCTCCGCAAGCTCTACTACAACATCACCATCACCCTGATCTCGGCCATCGTGGCGATCCTGATCGGCGGAATCGAAACTCTGGCCCTAATTGGCGACAAACTTGGCCTGACCGGTTGGCCTTGGGGGCTGGCGACCAGGCTGGGCGAGAACTTCAACAGCCTTGGCTTTGCAATCATCGGGCTTTTCGCGCTGTGTTGGCTCGCCAGCTTCGCGATCTACCGCTGGAAGCGCTTCGACGAGATCGAGGTGCCGGTCGCCGGGTGA
- the cobW gene encoding cobalamin biosynthesis protein CobW, with amino-acid sequence MSDLSKLPVTIITGFLGAGKTTLISHLIRNAGGRRLAVVVNEFGTLGVDGDILQSCAIPDCPAENIVELANGCICCTVADDFIPTVEKLLALDPRPDHILIETSGLALPKPLLKAFDWPAIRSRITVDGVLALADAEAVAAGRFAPDLAALEAQRAADPGIDHETPLSEVFEDQLACADMVLLTKCDLAGPEGIAAARAVIAAEAPRPVPVIEMAEGVVDPRVILGLGAAAEDDIAARPSHHDGDDEHEHEDFDSTVIAFGEIADPADLARRIETLARDHAILRVKGYAAVTGKPMRLLVQAVGARVRHHYDRPWRPGESRLTQLVAIAEHDAIDHGVLRAVLEG; translated from the coding sequence ATGTCCGACCTGTCCAAGCTGCCGGTCACGATCATTACGGGTTTTCTGGGCGCGGGGAAAACCACGCTCATCAGCCATCTGATCCGCAATGCCGGCGGCCGCAGGCTGGCGGTGGTGGTCAACGAATTCGGCACGCTGGGGGTGGACGGCGACATCCTGCAATCCTGCGCCATTCCCGACTGCCCGGCGGAAAACATCGTCGAATTGGCCAATGGCTGCATCTGCTGCACAGTGGCCGATGATTTCATCCCCACGGTCGAGAAGTTGCTGGCGCTCGATCCGCGCCCCGATCACATCCTGATTGAAACCTCGGGCCTTGCCCTGCCCAAGCCCTTGCTGAAGGCGTTCGACTGGCCGGCGATCCGCAGCCGGATCACGGTCGATGGCGTGCTGGCGCTGGCCGATGCCGAGGCGGTCGCCGCTGGCCGTTTCGCGCCAGACCTTGCCGCGCTCGAGGCGCAGCGCGCCGCCGATCCGGGCATCGATCACGAAACCCCGCTGTCCGAGGTGTTCGAGGACCAGCTTGCCTGCGCCGACATGGTGCTGCTCACCAAGTGCGATCTGGCCGGGCCGGAGGGCATCGCCGCCGCCCGCGCGGTGATCGCCGCCGAGGCACCGCGCCCGGTGCCGGTGATCGAGATGGCCGAGGGCGTGGTCGATCCGCGCGTGATCTTGGGGCTTGGCGCCGCCGCCGAGGACGACATCGCCGCGCGCCCGTCGCACCACGACGGCGACGATGAACACGAGCACGAGGATTTCGACAGCACCGTGATCGCGTTTGGCGAGATCGCCGATCCGGCGGACCTTGCGCGCCGGATCGAGACGCTGGCGCGCGATCATGCGATCCTGCGTGTGAAGGGCTATGCCGCCGTGACCGGCAAGCCGATGCGCCTGCTGGTGCAGGCGGTCGGCGCGCGCGTGCGCCACCACTATGACCGCCCGTGGCGTCCGGGCGAGTCGCGCCTGACCCAACTAGTCGCCATCGCCGAGCACGACGCGATCGACCACGGCGTGCTGCGCGCGGTGCTCGAAGGCTGA
- the cobN gene encoding cobaltochelatase subunit CobN gives MHVIFRETHGMEESAVPQDLGQSPADLVVLSFSDSDLGAFAGGWRQAREADPAFPALRLANLAALAHPLSVDTYVERTLSGARAILIRLIGGTPYWAYGLQQVELLARSRGIALAVLSGDGRPDARLDAASTVPVGILRALARCCEAGGASAARAALGVLAATAGLRHTPIAEQTPLPTAGFWHPDRGVIPADGFVPAGDRPLVLIVFYRAYLAAHDLDPFVALHAALERRGFATLSIFAPSLKAPEVRAQVAEWVRRVQPVAILNATAFSARDEAGETPLDGVGVPVFQVALATSDRAAWAQAARGLSPADLAMHVVLPEIDGRVLAGVASFKQAGERDPELGFARQVHRADAGRVDAIVDRVAGWIALARKPAADRRPVLVLSTYPGKAHQMAHAVGLDALASAEAILAHLADAGYAVAPVADMASALLCEHLAWPVSEYAQALAALPEGLRADLAAAWGDPESDAAVVDGAFRFAAIRAGNALVALQPERGATASRDDEYHDLSRCPRHAYVAFYLWLHAQGVDALVHVGAHGTLEWLPGKAVALSETCWPEALTGALPVIYPFIVNDPGEAAQAKRRIGAVTLGHAPPPLAPSGTGAGLARLEALLDEFSNASGLDPARRDRLQGAIRDEARALGLEAELGLDGATTLVEAITRIDRFVCDVKESQFGDGLHVFGRGDHGAGERAGLLAALDGRRVAPGPSGSPFRGRRDVLPTGRNLYTIDPRAVPSRAAHAQGVTLAEELIRRHLQDHGDYPRGLVVDLWGSATMRTAGEEFAMALHLLGVKPVWDMASERVTGIEILPLPLLDRPRIDVTLRVSGLFRDAFPALPALFGQAVRALCGRDEPADWNPFAGRPVGPRVYGPAPGAYGLGLGDTTETYTDEARRRAGEAWLAASSHALDLPGDASKSAEDPDGLRLRVAGADAFVHLQDLPETDLLLSMDYAAHEAGFAAAKALTGGAAALYHLDNRDPASPRARTLQEEIARVVRARAAHPGWVAGMMRHGFRGAAELAATLDHLGAFAHLAGSVPPQLFDLYHDATLGSAEVRDFLRRENPGALAAMEARFAALHAAGLWATRRNSILAALPLASGQEGTP, from the coding sequence ATGCACGTCATCTTCCGCGAAACCCATGGGATGGAGGAAAGTGCCGTCCCGCAGGATCTCGGGCAGTCGCCCGCGGATCTGGTGGTCCTGTCCTTTTCGGACAGCGATCTGGGGGCCTTTGCGGGCGGATGGCGTCAGGCCCGCGAGGCCGATCCGGCCTTTCCCGCATTGCGGCTCGCCAATCTGGCGGCACTGGCGCATCCGCTCTCGGTCGATACCTATGTGGAGCGCACGCTGTCGGGCGCGCGGGCCATCCTGATCCGGCTGATCGGGGGGACGCCCTATTGGGCCTATGGGCTTCAGCAGGTGGAGCTGCTGGCCCGTTCGCGTGGTATCGCGCTGGCGGTGCTGTCGGGCGATGGCCGGCCCGACGCGCGGCTCGACGCGGCATCGACGGTGCCGGTCGGGATCTTGCGCGCGTTGGCGCGGTGCTGCGAGGCGGGGGGGGCGTCGGCGGCGCGGGCCGCGCTGGGCGTGCTGGCCGCCACCGCAGGGCTCCGCCACACGCCTATCGCCGAGCAAACGCCCTTGCCGACGGCGGGGTTCTGGCATCCCGATCGCGGCGTCATTCCGGCAGATGGTTTCGTTCCGGCGGGGGATCGCCCGCTGGTGCTGATCGTCTTCTACCGCGCCTACCTCGCCGCGCATGATCTCGACCCCTTCGTGGCGCTGCACGCGGCGCTGGAGCGGCGGGGTTTCGCGACGCTGTCGATCTTCGCGCCCTCGCTGAAGGCGCCCGAGGTGCGCGCGCAGGTCGCCGAATGGGTACGGCGCGTGCAGCCGGTCGCGATCCTCAACGCCACCGCCTTTTCCGCGCGCGATGAGGCGGGTGAAACGCCGCTCGACGGCGTCGGCGTGCCGGTGTTTCAGGTGGCGCTGGCGACATCGGACCGGGCGGCATGGGCACAGGCGGCGCGGGGGCTGTCCCCGGCGGACCTCGCCATGCATGTCGTTCTGCCCGAGATCGATGGCAGGGTGCTGGCCGGGGTCGCCAGCTTCAAGCAAGCGGGCGAGCGCGATCCCGAGCTTGGCTTCGCGCGCCAAGTGCACCGCGCGGATGCGGGGCGGGTCGACGCGATCGTCGACCGGGTGGCGGGGTGGATCGCACTGGCGCGAAAGCCCGCCGCCGACCGCCGTCCGGTGCTGGTGCTCTCGACCTATCCCGGCAAGGCGCACCAGATGGCGCATGCGGTGGGTCTGGACGCGCTGGCGTCGGCAGAGGCGATACTCGCCCATCTCGCCGATGCTGGCTACGCGGTCGCGCCGGTGGCGGACATGGCCAGCGCTCTGCTGTGCGAACATCTCGCATGGCCGGTATCCGAATACGCCCAAGCGCTGGCCGCCTTGCCGGAAGGGCTGCGCGCCGATCTGGCGGCGGCCTGGGGCGATCCCGAAAGCGATGCGGCGGTCGTCGATGGCGCGTTCCGCTTTGCCGCGATCCGCGCGGGCAATGCGCTGGTCGCCTTGCAGCCGGAGCGCGGGGCAACTGCCAGCCGCGATGACGAATATCACGATCTCTCGCGCTGCCCGCGCCACGCCTATGTGGCGTTCTATCTCTGGCTGCATGCGCAAGGGGTCGACGCGCTGGTGCATGTCGGCGCGCATGGCACGCTGGAATGGCTGCCGGGCAAGGCGGTGGCGCTGTCGGAAACCTGCTGGCCCGAGGCGCTGACCGGGGCGCTGCCGGTGATCTATCCGTTCATCGTCAACGATCCGGGCGAGGCCGCGCAAGCCAAGCGGCGGATCGGGGCGGTGACCCTCGGCCACGCGCCGCCGCCGCTGGCGCCGTCGGGTACGGGGGCGGGACTGGCGCGCCTCGAGGCGCTGCTCGATGAATTTTCCAACGCCAGCGGCCTCGATCCGGCGCGCCGCGACCGGTTGCAGGGTGCTATCCGCGACGAGGCGCGGGCGCTGGGGCTGGAGGCCGAATTGGGGCTCGATGGCGCGACCACGCTGGTCGAGGCGATCACGCGGATCGACCGCTTCGTCTGCGATGTGAAGGAAAGCCAGTTCGGCGACGGGCTGCATGTTTTCGGGCGGGGCGATCATGGCGCCGGCGAAAGGGCGGGGCTGCTCGCCGCGCTCGATGGCCGGCGGGTGGCGCCGGGGCCCTCCGGCTCGCCGTTCCGGGGGCGGCGCGACGTCCTGCCCACGGGCCGCAACCTCTACACGATCGACCCGCGCGCGGTCCCCTCGCGCGCGGCGCATGCGCAAGGCGTGACTCTGGCCGAGGAGTTGATCCGCCGCCACTTGCAGGATCACGGCGATTATCCGCGCGGGCTGGTGGTCGATTTGTGGGGCTCGGCGACGATGCGCACGGCGGGTGAGGAATTCGCCATGGCGCTGCACCTGCTGGGGGTGAAACCCGTGTGGGACATGGCTTCCGAACGCGTGACCGGGATCGAGATCCTGCCTTTGCCGCTGCTCGACCGGCCACGGATCGATGTCACCTTGCGGGTTTCCGGGCTGTTTCGCGATGCGTTTCCCGCGCTGCCGGCGCTGTTCGGGCAGGCGGTCCGGGCGCTGTGCGGGCGCGACGAGCCTGCCGACTGGAACCCCTTTGCCGGTCGCCCGGTGGGCCCCCGCGTCTATGGTCCGGCGCCGGGCGCCTATGGGCTCGGCCTGGGCGATACGACCGAGACCTACACCGACGAGGCGCGCCGCCGGGCGGGCGAGGCGTGGCTCGCCGCATCAAGCCACGCGCTCGATCTGCCGGGGGACGCGTCCAAATCCGCCGAAGACCCCGATGGCTTGCGGCTGCGCGTGGCGGGTGCCGATGCCTTCGTGCATCTGCAGGACCTGCCCGAGACCGACCTGCTGCTCAGCATGGACTATGCCGCGCATGAAGCGGGCTTTGCTGCGGCGAAGGCGCTGACGGGCGGCGCGGCGGCGCTCTATCACCTCGACAATCGCGATCCGGCCAGCCCGCGCGCGCGAACCCTGCAGGAGGAAATCGCGCGTGTGGTGCGGGCGCGGGCGGCGCATCCCGGCTGGGTTGCGGGCATGATGCGGCACGGCTTTCGCGGCGCAGCGGAGCTGGCGGCCACGCTCGACCATCTCGGCGCCTTTGCGCATCTGGCGGGCAGCGTGCCGCCGCAATTGTTCGACCTCTATCACGACGCGACGCTGGGCAGCGCCGAGGTGCGCGACTTCCTTCGCCGCGAAAATCCCGGTGCGCTGGCGGCGATGGAGGCGCGTTTTGCCGCGTTGCACGCCGCCGGATTGTGGGCGACGCGGCGCAATTCGATCCTGGCCGCGCTGCCGCTGGCTTCGGGGCAGGAGGGCACGCCATGA
- a CDS encoding precorrin-3B synthase: protein MSGFAVKGWCPDAWRPMRSGDGLLVRVKPRLGRLTRAQVLGLCDAAITHGSGQIDVTRRANLQIRGVDEGGWPGLLERLIALGLVDADAARETRRNILIAPDWREGDDSHRIASALAGRLGEFPALPGKVGFVVDAGLVRRLADEPGDFRIERGADGGLILRAEGHAEGCALAPGGEVDALIALARWFVESGGAAAGRMGRHRAALPPQLAATVPPAPSVGAIMPGPIEMGAAYGVPFGRIHGEVLAHAVEASGATAMRVTPWRVIAFEGAEFGEGAEFGEVAGLISDPADPLLRADACPGAPDCPQASVETRALARQLAPHVAGHLHVSGCDKHCARSRTADVEVTGREGMYHLAGKTIAARPTDQPARDRAAILAYFGAD, encoded by the coding sequence ATGAGCGGGTTTGCGGTCAAGGGCTGGTGTCCCGATGCCTGGCGCCCGATGCGGTCGGGCGATGGGTTGCTGGTGCGGGTCAAGCCGCGGCTGGGCCGTCTCACCCGCGCGCAGGTGCTGGGCCTGTGCGATGCCGCGATCACGCATGGCAGCGGGCAGATCGACGTGACCCGCCGCGCCAATCTCCAGATCCGGGGCGTGGACGAGGGCGGCTGGCCGGGTTTGCTGGAGCGGCTGATCGCGCTGGGGCTGGTCGATGCCGATGCCGCGCGGGAGACGCGCCGCAACATTCTGATCGCGCCCGATTGGCGCGAGGGCGACGACAGCCACCGCATCGCCTCGGCTTTGGCCGGTCGGCTGGGCGAGTTTCCGGCACTGCCGGGCAAGGTCGGCTTTGTCGTTGATGCTGGCCTGGTCCGGCGGCTGGCCGACGAGCCGGGCGACTTCCGCATCGAGCGCGGGGCCGACGGTGGGCTGATCCTGCGCGCCGAGGGGCATGCCGAGGGCTGCGCGCTGGCGCCGGGCGGTGAAGTCGACGCGCTGATCGCGCTTGCGCGGTGGTTCGTGGAGAGCGGTGGTGCCGCCGCCGGACGCATGGGGCGGCATCGCGCGGCCCTGCCGCCACAGCTTGCGGCTACCGTCCCGCCGGCGCCATCGGTCGGCGCCATCATGCCCGGCCCCATCGAGATGGGCGCGGCCTACGGCGTGCCGTTCGGCCGGATCCACGGTGAGGTGCTGGCGCATGCGGTAGAAGCCTCGGGTGCCACCGCCATGCGGGTCACACCGTGGCGGGTGATCGCGTTCGAAGGCGCGGAATTCGGCGAAGGTGCGGAATTTGGCGAAGTCGCGGGGCTGATCAGCGATCCGGCGGACCCGTTGCTGCGCGCCGATGCCTGCCCCGGCGCCCCGGACTGCCCGCAGGCCTCGGTGGAAACGCGTGCGCTTGCCCGCCAATTGGCGCCGCATGTCGCCGGGCATCTCCATGTTTCGGGCTGCGACAAGCACTGCGCTCGCTCCCGCACCGCCGATGTCGAAGTGACGGGGCGCGAGGGCATGTATCATCTCGCCGGCAAAACCATTGCAGCGCGGCCCACGGATCAACCGGCGCGCGATCGCGCAGCCATCCTTGCCTATTTCGGAGCTGACTGA
- a CDS encoding precorrin-8X methylmutase: MPHAYETDGAAIYRQSFATIRAEADLARFSVEEEPVAVRMIHAAGMVELAPHIRFSPGFAEAARAALAAGAPILCDARMVSEGVTRSRLPADNTVLCTLHEPSVPQLAQDMANTRSAAALELWRPHLAGAVVAIGNAPTALFHLLNMLEDPDCPRPAAIIGCPVGFVGAAESKAALWEAPPVPCCIVEGRLGGSAITVATINALASRAE; the protein is encoded by the coding sequence ATGCCCCATGCGTATGAAACCGATGGCGCGGCGATCTATCGCCAATCCTTCGCAACCATCCGTGCCGAGGCCGATCTCGCCCGCTTTTCCGTCGAGGAAGAGCCGGTGGCGGTGCGGATGATCCACGCGGCGGGGATGGTCGAACTGGCGCCGCACATCCGCTTCTCGCCGGGCTTTGCCGAGGCCGCCCGCGCGGCGCTGGCGGCGGGCGCGCCGATCCTGTGCGATGCGCGGATGGTCTCGGAAGGGGTTACGCGGTCGCGCCTGCCCGCCGACAACACGGTTCTATGCACCCTGCATGAGCCTAGTGTGCCCCAATTGGCGCAGGACATGGCCAACACCCGCTCGGCGGCGGCGCTGGAATTGTGGCGACCGCATCTGGCCGGCGCGGTGGTGGCGATCGGTAATGCGCCGACCGCGCTGTTCCATCTGCTCAACATGCTGGAAGACCCCGATTGTCCGCGCCCGGCGGCGATCATCGGCTGCCCGGTCGGTTTTGTCGGCGCGGCGGAATCCAAGGCGGCGCTGTGGGAAGCGCCGCCGGTGCCCTGCTGCATCGTCGAAGGGCGGCTGGGCGGCAGCGCGATCACCGTCGCGACGATCAACGCGCTGGCGAGCCGCGCCGAATGA